A genomic region of Leptolyngbya sp. NIES-2104 contains the following coding sequences:
- a CDS encoding transglycosylase SLT domain-containing protein, giving the protein MRKPLFKERKFWLILASGAGAIGLIAGALLPIEKLRQVSEMPSGVVSSIQSLNSPQPSGIGTPSTVISPLVTKSANERGAALKQVTQSASSTLERDRARYLLAVDLISQNQGEKALEQLKDLEKSYPVLAAQIGVKRAQAYEVSGKQKEAAQTLQEVVKQLPKEPATAEALFTLGKKDSKFWDQALQQFPSHPRSIEIARTRLKQNPKQFPLLMLVARYGTDSEGYTELLDRIVSQFSNQLKPEDWEAIAFGYWENQVYDKGAIAYSRAPQTSLTAYRSARGLHLSGKPGATERYRQMVQQFPQSSEAGLALTRLADLAETPQMAIAYLDQVIQNFPDRAPAALVEKSKMLDKMNSGKTAAQMRQLVLTQYANSDAAAEMRWEYAQKSAKAGNIKLARQWAEPILTNNSTSEIAAEAGFWSGKWAQTIGNNDQAAKLFQKVLSDHPESYFAWRSASILGWNVGDFNSVRSMNPQVQKPLSRPELPAGSPALKELYQLGQERAAWSHWQIEFQNRVKPSIAEQFTDGVMRLGVGDNLDAIYMVGSLRDRDTPEDKAQYQQLRKNIGYWQALYPFPFVETIENWSQQRQINPMLVTALIRQESRFEPNIRSSVGAVGLMQVMPETGQYIANNIKVKEFKLADPETNIKFGTWYLDYTHAQYSNNSLLAVASYNAGPGAVSGWLSKAKTQDPDEFVESIPYSETRGYVKSVLGNYWNYLRLYNPEISQRVSQVAADHPKGN; this is encoded by the coding sequence ATGCGAAAGCCCCTGTTTAAAGAACGGAAATTTTGGTTGATCCTCGCCTCTGGAGCCGGAGCGATCGGATTAATTGCGGGTGCATTATTGCCGATCGAGAAACTCAGACAAGTTTCAGAAATGCCATCGGGTGTAGTGAGTTCAATCCAATCGCTCAATTCCCCTCAGCCGAGTGGCATTGGGACACCTAGCACTGTGATTAGTCCACTGGTGACAAAATCCGCCAACGAACGCGGAGCCGCACTCAAACAGGTGACGCAAAGTGCAAGTTCGACATTGGAGCGCGATCGTGCTCGTTATTTGTTAGCGGTTGATCTAATTTCTCAGAATCAAGGCGAAAAAGCATTAGAACAACTCAAAGATTTAGAGAAAAGCTATCCAGTCTTAGCAGCACAGATTGGAGTAAAACGCGCTCAAGCCTATGAGGTGTCAGGAAAGCAGAAGGAAGCCGCGCAGACTTTACAAGAAGTTGTGAAACAGTTGCCGAAAGAACCTGCGACGGCTGAAGCACTCTTTACTTTAGGAAAAAAAGATTCTAAGTTCTGGGATCAAGCATTGCAGCAATTTCCATCGCATCCACGATCGATCGAGATTGCCAGAACGCGCTTAAAACAAAATCCGAAACAGTTTCCGTTGCTGATGTTGGTGGCGCGATATGGAACGGATAGTGAAGGCTATACCGAATTGCTCGATCGCATTGTTTCACAGTTTAGTAACCAACTAAAACCGGAAGACTGGGAAGCGATCGCATTTGGCTACTGGGAAAATCAAGTCTATGACAAAGGCGCGATCGCATATTCTCGTGCGCCTCAAACGTCATTAACCGCTTATCGATCGGCTCGTGGCTTGCATCTGAGTGGTAAACCTGGAGCAACAGAGCGCTATCGTCAAATGGTGCAGCAGTTTCCGCAGTCTTCAGAGGCAGGTTTAGCCCTGACGCGATTAGCAGATTTAGCAGAAACGCCACAAATGGCGATCGCGTATCTCGATCAAGTGATTCAGAATTTCCCCGATCGTGCTCCCGCTGCTTTGGTTGAAAAGTCGAAAATGCTCGACAAAATGAACAGCGGTAAGACTGCGGCACAGATGCGGCAATTAGTTCTCACTCAGTACGCGAATTCGGATGCTGCGGCTGAAATGCGCTGGGAATATGCTCAAAAAAGTGCCAAAGCTGGAAACATTAAACTCGCTCGACAATGGGCAGAGCCAATTTTAACCAACAATTCGACGAGTGAAATCGCGGCTGAGGCAGGCTTCTGGTCGGGTAAATGGGCACAAACGATCGGCAACAATGATCAAGCGGCGAAACTGTTCCAGAAAGTTCTCAGCGATCATCCTGAGTCTTATTTTGCTTGGCGATCGGCTTCGATTCTCGGTTGGAATGTGGGCGACTTTAACAGTGTCCGATCGATGAATCCCCAAGTGCAAAAACCGCTTTCTCGTCCGGAGTTACCTGCGGGATCGCCTGCATTAAAAGAGCTTTACCAATTGGGACAAGAACGCGCGGCTTGGTCACACTGGCAGATCGAATTTCAGAACCGGGTGAAACCGTCGATCGCAGAACAGTTCACCGATGGCGTGATGCGATTGGGTGTCGGTGACAATCTCGATGCGATTTATATGGTCGGAAGTTTGCGCGATCGAGACACGCCCGAAGATAAAGCACAATATCAGCAATTGAGAAAAAACATTGGTTACTGGCAGGCGCTTTATCCATTTCCGTTTGTGGAAACGATCGAGAATTGGTCACAGCAACGTCAAATCAATCCAATGTTAGTGACGGCATTAATTCGGCAAGAATCGCGGTTTGAACCAAATATTCGATCGAGCGTTGGAGCCGTGGGACTGATGCAAGTAATGCCCGAAACGGGTCAATACATTGCCAATAACATCAAAGTTAAAGAGTTCAAACTCGCTGATCCTGAAACCAATATCAAGTTTGGAACCTGGTATTTGGACTATACCCATGCACAGTACAGCAATAATTCTCTCTTAGCAGTTGCTAGTTACAATGCAGGACCCGGAGCCGTTTCAGGCTGGTTGAGCAAAGCGAAAACGCAAGATCCGGATGAATTTGTGGAATCAATTCCTTATTCGGAAACGCGAGGCTATGTGAAATCGGTGCTAGGAAACTATTGGAACTATCTCCGACTGTACAATCCGGAGATTTCACAGCGCGTGTCTCAAGTGGCAGCAGATCATCCGAAAGGGAACTAA
- a CDS encoding PHP domain-containing protein, translating to MLELHCHTTYSDGMLSPTELVNAAIESGVRALAITDHDTVSGWDEAFSALRNCEATAAAPPELEIVPGLELSTVFRDRSLHILGFYPDRDQLVPPLTERIEGRKRRAQEMIDKLAALGYDIELPQMGEGMAPGRPHIASALVRAGHVESTREAFDRFLADDRPAFVQYEKFSAADGIRLLRDCGAVPIWAHPFLFRGAPVKQVLPELVEAGLMGIEVYHPSHTLWQAERLKEMCAQNGLLISGGSDFHGIPADCKADEYRSLNSLKVSIDLLDPIKQAAISLKN from the coding sequence ATGTTAGAACTACATTGCCACACAACCTACTCAGATGGAATGCTGAGTCCGACCGAACTCGTGAACGCCGCGATCGAGTCCGGTGTTCGTGCGCTCGCGATTACCGATCACGATACGGTTTCCGGTTGGGATGAAGCGTTTAGCGCTTTGCGCAACTGCGAAGCAACCGCTGCTGCTCCTCCCGAACTCGAAATCGTGCCTGGATTAGAATTGAGTACCGTGTTTCGCGATCGCTCTCTTCATATTTTGGGGTTTTATCCCGATCGAGATCAGTTAGTTCCACCCCTCACCGAACGCATCGAAGGGCGGAAACGTCGCGCTCAAGAAATGATCGATAAACTTGCGGCACTCGGTTACGACATTGAACTGCCGCAGATGGGCGAAGGAATGGCTCCCGGTCGTCCTCATATTGCTTCGGCATTGGTAAGAGCGGGTCATGTGGAATCGACGAGAGAAGCCTTCGATCGCTTTCTCGCGGACGATCGACCTGCATTTGTTCAGTATGAAAAATTCAGTGCCGCAGATGGTATTCGATTGTTGCGCGATTGTGGAGCCGTTCCGATTTGGGCGCATCCGTTTCTGTTTCGGGGTGCACCTGTGAAGCAAGTTCTACCAGAACTAGTGGAAGCTGGACTGATGGGAATTGAAGTTTATCATCCGAGTCACACACTTTGGCAAGCAGAGCGACTGAAAGAAATGTGTGCTCAGAACGGATTGTTAATCAGTGGTGGAAGTGATTTTCATGGGATTCCGGCGGATTGCAAAGCGGATGAATATCGATCGCTTAATAGTTTGAAAGTGTCGATCGACCTTTTAGACCCGATTAAACAGGCTGCAATTTCGCTGAAAAATTGA
- the nei gene encoding endonuclease VIII, translated as MPEGPEIRQAADQIAAALVDRRVTEMFFAFDRLKPYESAFIGHSVTAVRTRGKGMVICFSNQLYLYSHNQLYGRWYVRKAHSYPQTNRQLRLAIHTAKKSALLYSASDIEVLQESELSTHLFLSRIELDVLDEAVTVEQIEARFRDKRFYRRQLPILLLDQHFLGGLGNYLRSEILFVARVFPTLRPIDCSDSQIQALSQAVLTVTHQSYRTKGITNDLEIAMRLKANGDRRSDYRHYVFNRENRPCFVCGTAIVKEVLAGRRLYYCPHCQAKMPVK; from the coding sequence ATGCCCGAAGGACCTGAAATTCGTCAAGCAGCGGATCAAATTGCGGCAGCATTAGTCGATCGACGAGTGACCGAAATGTTCTTCGCCTTCGATCGATTAAAACCTTACGAATCCGCATTCATCGGGCATTCTGTAACCGCTGTTCGGACTCGTGGGAAAGGCATGGTGATTTGTTTTAGCAATCAGCTTTATCTCTACAGTCACAATCAGCTTTATGGTCGCTGGTATGTTCGCAAAGCTCATTCTTACCCACAAACCAATCGACAGTTACGCTTAGCAATTCACACTGCAAAAAAATCAGCATTGCTCTACAGTGCTTCTGATATTGAAGTTTTACAAGAATCTGAACTATCGACCCATTTGTTTCTGAGTCGGATTGAGTTAGATGTGTTAGATGAAGCAGTGACTGTGGAACAGATTGAAGCTAGGTTTCGAGATAAACGATTCTATCGGCGACAGCTACCGATTTTATTATTAGATCAACATTTTCTTGGCGGCTTAGGTAACTATCTTCGGAGTGAAATTCTCTTTGTGGCGCGAGTGTTTCCAACCCTACGCCCGATCGATTGTTCTGATAGTCAAATACAAGCTTTATCACAAGCGGTTTTAACGGTTACACACCAGTCTTATCGAACAAAGGGAATTACTAACGATTTAGAAATAGCAATGCGGTTGAAAGCGAACGGCGATCGTAGAAGTGACTATCGGCACTATGTGTTTAATCGCGAGAATCGTCCTTGCTTTGTGTGTGGAACAGCGATCGTCAAAGAAGTCTTAGCTGGACGACGATTGTACTACTGCCCTCATTGCCAAGCCAAAATGCCAGTAAAATAG
- a CDS encoding Rpn family recombination-promoting nuclease/putative transposase, whose amino-acid sequence MFDTLSKFLADEYSEDISSWLVGKPIKLTELKPKELSLEPIRADSVVLLKSRRLILHAEFQTDPDDQIGFRMADYSLRIYRKFPNRRLVQVVVYLRETNSQQVYKTDFQVNRLRNEFDVIRLWEQSTEQFLQRPGLLPYAALTRTSNRAATLREVAQRIEALEDGQEKSNLAAASGVLAALSLDKEVIKRILRRDIMQQSPLYQEWQQEAELRGRQEGQLEARRSLALKMLQENYPLEAIARLTELSIEQLEQIRQN is encoded by the coding sequence ATGTTTGATACTCTTTCCAAATTCCTTGCAGACGAATACTCTGAGGATATTTCTTCTTGGTTGGTCGGTAAGCCGATCAAGCTCACGGAACTCAAGCCGAAAGAACTCTCACTTGAGCCGATTCGGGCGGATTCTGTAGTGCTGCTTAAATCAAGACGGCTGATCCTTCATGCGGAATTTCAAACCGATCCAGACGATCAAATTGGCTTTCGGATGGCGGATTATAGTTTACGAATTTATCGCAAGTTTCCGAATCGGCGATTAGTGCAGGTTGTCGTCTATCTACGGGAGACAAACTCGCAACAGGTGTATAAGACCGATTTTCAGGTGAATCGATTGCGGAATGAGTTTGATGTGATTCGATTGTGGGAGCAGTCAACTGAGCAATTTTTGCAGCGTCCAGGGTTGTTGCCGTATGCGGCATTGACGAGAACGAGCAATCGAGCCGCAACGCTCAGAGAAGTGGCGCAAAGAATCGAGGCATTGGAAGACGGACAGGAAAAGAGTAATCTAGCGGCAGCTTCTGGTGTGTTGGCTGCTTTATCATTGGATAAAGAAGTGATCAAACGAATTTTACGGAGGGATATTATGCAGCAATCTCCGCTTTATCAAGAATGGCAGCAAGAAGCTGAACTGCGTGGACGGCAAGAAGGACAGTTAGAAGCGCGTCGATCGTTAGCGCTCAAAATGTTACAGGAGAACTACCCCCTAGAAGCGATCGCTCGGCTGACTGAGTTATCGATCGAACAACTCGAACAGATCCGCCAAAACTAG
- a CDS encoding IS4 family transposase, producing the protein MLPSFYQTCLQSQLTQTQFVTLEILVELLHKERRITIERLATLFPQPILFESRRRNIQRFLSLPQLTPQAIWFPIVKQWVKRHHPRSKPLHLVIDRTQWQDHNLIMVSLVYNKRAIPLHWMWLNKQGQSSLVEQRRVLRPVFHLLKKHRFILLGDREFHSIELAAWCVEKRVKFVFRLPKSTTVKPDDSSRFTRLDDLPQTPGITEQYLQIQVTQNRGFGKHNLVLRQKRAYRQSSSDAWYLLTNLVDAEQTLNAYATRFSIEPLFKDYKSGGYHLEDCHADFGRFTALLVLIAIAYSISTLQGRRIRKKQVQRYVARVTEPKRTTKRHSAFWIGLYGKLWIEPLNLWSTLAGQLMALKPQKRLFFQRGLNAISLIQSAL; encoded by the coding sequence ATGTTGCCCTCATTCTATCAAACCTGTTTACAATCGCAATTAACCCAGACGCAATTTGTGACGCTAGAAATCTTGGTCGAACTGTTGCACAAAGAGCGCAGAATTACGATTGAACGCTTAGCCACTCTATTTCCGCAACCGATTCTATTTGAGAGCAGACGACGAAACATTCAACGATTCTTGAGCTTGCCGCAACTGACTCCGCAAGCGATCTGGTTTCCGATTGTCAAGCAGTGGGTCAAGCGACATCATCCCCGGAGCAAACCACTTCATCTGGTGATTGACCGTACCCAATGGCAAGACCATAACTTGATCATGGTGAGTCTTGTGTACAATAAGCGAGCGATTCCATTGCACTGGATGTGGCTGAACAAGCAAGGACAGAGTTCACTTGTTGAACAACGAAGAGTGTTACGCCCTGTGTTTCATCTGTTGAAAAAGCATCGCTTCATTCTGCTCGGAGACCGTGAGTTTCACAGCATTGAACTGGCGGCTTGGTGTGTAGAAAAGCGAGTCAAATTCGTGTTCCGTTTACCGAAGAGTACGACCGTCAAACCAGACGACAGCAGCAGGTTTACGCGCCTTGATGACTTGCCGCAAACGCCCGGAATCACCGAGCAATATCTGCAAATTCAAGTGACGCAAAATCGCGGGTTCGGCAAGCACAATTTAGTCTTGCGCCAAAAGCGTGCCTACCGTCAATCGAGTTCGGATGCTTGGTATCTTCTGACTAATCTCGTCGATGCCGAACAAACGCTCAACGCTTATGCCACTCGCTTCTCGATTGAACCCCTGTTCAAAGACTACAAATCCGGCGGCTATCACCTCGAAGATTGTCATGCCGATTTCGGGCGTTTTACTGCCCTGCTGGTCCTGATTGCCATTGCCTACTCGATCTCGACCCTACAAGGGCGGCGCATTCGCAAAAAACAAGTGCAGCGTTACGTCGCTCGTGTGACTGAGCCAAAGCGGACAACAAAGCGTCACAGTGCTTTCTGGATTGGCTTGTATGGCAAGTTATGGATTGAACCCTTGAATTTGTGGTCAACCTTGGCAGGTCAACTGATGGCACTCAAGCCGCAAAAACGCCTTTTCTTTCAGCGAGGTCTCAACGCCATTTCCCTGATTCAGTCTGCTCTCTAG
- a CDS encoding glycine-rich protein, producing MKLALLGAVAAGVAYATPAAALQTFNFTGSLQSWTVPITGTYTITTFGAQGGNRVGLPGGLGGRTGADFNLAAGQTISILVGGQGGNSNVRGSGGGGGTFVA from the coding sequence ATGAAACTTGCACTTTTAGGCGCAGTCGCAGCGGGAGTCGCTTACGCGACTCCCGCTGCGGCACTCCAGACTTTTAACTTCACGGGCAGTTTGCAATCGTGGACAGTGCCTATCACGGGAACCTACACGATTACAACCTTTGGCGCTCAAGGTGGAAACCGTGTCGGACTCCCCGGTGGCTTAGGCGGGAGAACGGGGGCAGACTTCAATCTGGCAGCGGGGCAGACAATCAGCATTTTAGTGGGCGGTCAAGGTGGCAACAGTAACGTAAGAGGATCAGGAGGAGGAGGAGGGACTTTCGTAGCTTAG
- a CDS encoding DUF6883 domain-containing protein — MKMPSGLVIQERKLTNYLLIYQPKDDESEFLAGAGYTLQTWRSLEQDILRAVEGHEVFETIATEWGTRFRVNCEWTGLNGRRLRVVTIWQQDTGADAIRFVTLYPDKSEEENAGQEDCRMKDVLFHWVVMLRDVPESGVKVGDRGVIVDELPFSEEHQETGYTIEVFRQGETVAVVSVPVSWGNVLPEVWGQKDVSAIAAS, encoded by the coding sequence ATGAAAATGCCATCGGGCTTGGTGATTCAAGAGCGAAAGCTGACGAATTACCTCTTGATTTATCAGCCGAAAGATGACGAGTCCGAGTTTTTAGCTGGTGCGGGGTATACGCTGCAAACTTGGCGATCGTTGGAGCAGGATATACTCAGGGCAGTGGAGGGACATGAAGTATTTGAAACGATCGCGACTGAATGGGGCACAAGATTTAGAGTGAATTGTGAGTGGACTGGCTTGAATGGTCGCAGATTGAGAGTGGTGACGATTTGGCAGCAGGATACAGGTGCTGATGCGATTCGGTTTGTGACGCTGTATCCGGATAAGTCTGAGGAAGAGAATGCAGGGCAGGAGGATTGCAGAATGAAGGATGTGCTATTTCATTGGGTAGTTATGTTGCGGGATGTGCCGGAAAGCGGTGTAAAGGTGGGCGATCGTGGTGTGATTGTCGATGAGTTGCCGTTTTCAGAGGAACATCAGGAAACGGGATATACGATCGAGGTGTTTCGGCAAGGGGAAACGGTTGCGGTGGTGTCGGTTCCGGTGTCTTGGGGGAACGTGTTGCCGGAGGTGTGGGGACAGAAGGATGTGAGTGCGATCGCGGCGAGTTAG
- a CDS encoding type II toxin-antitoxin system RelE/ParE family toxin, with product MAKLDGLESVLEFIKGLQPKITAQLAKKVLMLNLDPLPPDSKALKGYEGYYRVDSGEYRIVYRYDPEEDLVEVILVGKRNDDEVYKQLRRLLD from the coding sequence ATGGCAAAACTTGATGGTCTTGAATCCGTTCTAGAGTTCATCAAAGGACTTCAGCCCAAAATTACCGCACAGCTTGCTAAGAAAGTCCTGATGCTCAACCTCGATCCCTTACCTCCAGATAGCAAAGCACTCAAAGGCTACGAAGGCTACTATCGAGTAGATTCGGGTGAATATAGAATTGTCTATCGTTATGACCCTGAAGAAGATTTAGTCGAGGTCATTCTGGTTGGTAAACGCAATGACGATGAAGTTTACAAGCAGCTTCGTCGATTGCTTGACTGA
- a CDS encoding type II toxin-antitoxin system Phd/YefM family antitoxin: MQQFSIEEMKARSQDVLETATSEPVILLDQSQPSYVVLSIQNYQQLLDRLTELEDQALGKLAEVELQNSSMVGSATFVAELEQLATLDKHDR, from the coding sequence ATGCAGCAATTCTCGATCGAAGAAATGAAAGCGCGATCTCAAGACGTTTTAGAAACCGCAACCAGCGAACCTGTGATTTTGCTCGATCAATCTCAGCCGAGCTACGTTGTCCTCTCAATTCAGAACTATCAGCAACTGCTCGATCGTCTCACCGAACTCGAAGATCAAGCCCTCGGAAAACTTGCCGAAGTCGAATTACAAAACTCTTCAATGGTCGGATCAGCCACCTTTGTTGCCGAACTAGAACAGCTTGCAACACTCGACAAGCACGATCGATAA
- a CDS encoding NAD(P)/FAD-dependent oxidoreductase, giving the protein MKEILYLEVPTPDTNAVIQWLHTGYSSKSGEKSLTPAGIRLTLGGELSIFVWSVQRSTYLKVFRTGAVPGEKQILNQFVEAIRSQFPNLYPEPPQIDLSQQSIFDALAAYYPKTVEFFKKIPNGEYDLNRVYWWEQRWREGVQTPQTPRQVVFVTDNGDTTPTKPAFDLIYVGGALGIVHAAVMAKLGYRVLLIERMPFGRMNREWNISRSEFQSLIDLGLFTIAEFDRVIANEYVDGFHKFFDANNPPQAKAKILHTPTVLNIAIDAERFLKLCGEKLREAGGEVWDETEFQRADISPNQVTINATHLPTQQERRITGRLLVDAMGTASPIAWQLNGGRAFDSVCPTVGAVISEGFDQGVWDSHYGDVLNSHGDISRGRQLIWELFPAEEKELTFYLFHYHQVHPENPGSLLEMYEDFFTILPEYRRCDMEKLVWKKATFGYIPGHFSTNSRDRTIAFDRLIAIGDAASLQSPLVFTGFGSLVRNLSRLTHLLDVALKHDLLSKRSLNAIRAYQSNVSVTWMFSKGMMVPTGKSLPPQQVNSMLNTFFDVLADQPPEVADAFIKDRVTWTRFNAMAIVAALKNPSLLLWIWQMAGPRDLLRWTGNYLNFGLNALISWILSGWFPKVLFQSQPWLESRFPAIWLWGLSQSYAMTYGMGKPQMMPKFKLMRSIYAIGVNRSRLDNREPEAGNHQVS; this is encoded by the coding sequence ATGAAAGAAATCCTTTACCTCGAAGTCCCAACCCCGGATACCAATGCGGTGATTCAATGGCTGCATACGGGCTACAGTTCGAAATCTGGCGAAAAATCGCTCACTCCTGCGGGAATTCGTTTGACTTTGGGTGGTGAATTGTCGATTTTTGTGTGGTCAGTTCAGCGATCGACCTATCTCAAAGTGTTTCGCACTGGTGCAGTTCCAGGTGAAAAGCAGATTTTAAATCAGTTTGTGGAGGCGATTCGATCGCAGTTTCCCAATCTTTACCCAGAACCGCCACAAATCGATTTATCTCAGCAATCAATTTTTGATGCTCTAGCGGCGTACTATCCGAAAACAGTCGAATTTTTCAAAAAGATTCCCAACGGGGAATACGACCTCAATCGTGTGTACTGGTGGGAGCAACGATGGCGCGAAGGCGTTCAAACTCCTCAAACGCCGCGTCAAGTCGTGTTTGTCACCGATAACGGCGATACGACTCCAACAAAACCAGCATTTGATCTAATCTACGTTGGTGGCGCGTTGGGAATTGTTCATGCGGCAGTGATGGCGAAATTGGGCTATCGGGTGTTGCTGATTGAGCGAATGCCGTTTGGACGGATGAATCGCGAGTGGAATATTTCGCGGAGTGAATTTCAGAGCTTGATTGATTTGGGATTGTTCACGATCGCAGAGTTTGATCGCGTCATCGCCAACGAATATGTAGACGGCTTCCATAAATTCTTTGATGCCAACAATCCCCCGCAAGCCAAAGCGAAAATTCTCCACACGCCAACGGTTTTAAATATCGCGATCGATGCTGAGCGATTCCTCAAACTCTGTGGTGAAAAACTCAGAGAAGCAGGCGGCGAAGTCTGGGACGAAACGGAATTTCAACGTGCTGATATCAGCCCGAATCAAGTCACGATCAATGCAACTCATTTACCCACTCAGCAAGAAAGACGCATCACCGGACGATTGTTAGTCGATGCAATGGGAACAGCTTCCCCGATCGCGTGGCAATTGAACGGAGGACGCGCTTTTGATAGTGTGTGTCCCACGGTTGGGGCTGTGATTTCCGAAGGCTTTGATCAAGGCGTGTGGGATTCGCACTACGGCGACGTGTTGAACAGTCACGGCGACATTTCACGCGGCAGACAATTGATCTGGGAGCTGTTCCCCGCCGAAGAGAAAGAGCTAACCTTTTATCTGTTTCACTATCACCAAGTGCATCCTGAGAATCCTGGATCGCTGCTCGAAATGTACGAGGATTTCTTTACGATTTTGCCCGAATATCGGCGCTGTGACATGGAGAAACTCGTCTGGAAAAAGGCAACATTCGGGTACATTCCAGGACATTTCAGCACCAATAGCCGCGATCGCACCATTGCATTCGATCGATTAATCGCGATCGGGGATGCTGCCTCACTGCAATCTCCGTTAGTCTTTACGGGCTTCGGTTCATTGGTGCGGAATCTATCTCGATTAACACACTTACTAGATGTTGCTCTGAAACATGACTTATTGAGTAAGCGATCGCTCAATGCCATCCGAGCGTATCAAAGCAATGTTTCGGTCACTTGGATGTTTTCAAAAGGAATGATGGTTCCGACTGGAAAATCATTACCGCCACAGCAAGTGAATTCGATGCTGAACACCTTCTTTGATGTGTTAGCAGACCAACCGCCAGAAGTTGCAGATGCGTTTATCAAAGATCGAGTGACTTGGACAAGGTTTAATGCAATGGCGATCGTGGCTGCGCTAAAGAATCCATCTTTATTGCTGTGGATTTGGCAAATGGCAGGTCCGAGAGATTTGTTGCGCTGGACTGGCAACTATCTCAATTTTGGATTGAATGCGTTGATTAGCTGGATTCTCAGTGGTTGGTTTCCAAAGGTGCTCTTTCAGAGTCAGCCTTGGTTAGAGTCGAGATTTCCGGCGATTTGGTTGTGGGGGCTATCTCAGAGCTATGCCATGACATACGGCATGGGGAAACCTCAGATGATGCCGAAATTTAAGCTGATGCGATCGATTTACGCGATCGGCGTAAATCGATCGCGTTTAGACAATCGAGAGCCGGAAGCTGGAAATCACCAGGTGAGTTAA